The following coding sequences lie in one bacterium genomic window:
- the surE gene encoding 5'/3'-nucleotidase SurE, giving the protein MHILITNDDGINSKGLRALRRALRGLGELFTVAPDREKSATGHSLTLIHPIRVEQLGRRIYAIDGTPSDCVNLGVMGIIEEKIDLVVSGINNTPNLGDDITYSGTVSAAMEGTLLDIPSFAISIATQDGAKPDFTFAARFARQVVLLIKEKGLPPHTLLNINVPNVEENKIKGVAITRQGKRTYREELIKRIDPRGRVYYWIGSKGAIGEEEDGTDFKAISENKISITPLHLDLTNHSFLEQLKGWEIRL; this is encoded by the coding sequence ATGCACATCCTGATTACTAACGACGATGGGATAAACTCAAAGGGGCTTCGTGCCTTAAGAAGAGCATTAAGAGGCCTGGGGGAGTTGTTCACGGTTGCCCCGGATCGGGAGAAGAGCGCCACCGGACATTCTCTGACCCTTATTCACCCTATTCGAGTAGAACAACTGGGAAGACGGATCTATGCCATCGATGGCACACCCAGTGATTGTGTCAATCTGGGGGTTATGGGGATTATTGAGGAGAAGATTGATCTGGTCGTTTCCGGGATAAACAACACCCCTAACCTGGGTGATGATATTACCTATTCAGGGACTGTCTCGGCCGCTATGGAAGGGACCTTACTGGACATCCCTTCCTTTGCTATCTCTATAGCTACCCAGGATGGGGCTAAACCGGATTTCACCTTTGCCGCCAGGTTTGCCCGCCAGGTGGTCCTCTTGATTAAAGAGAAAGGACTCCCACCTCACACCTTGCTAAATATAAATGTTCCTAACGTAGAAGAAAACAAGATCAAAGGGGTAGCTATTACCCGCCAGGGAAAACGAACCTATCGAGAAGAATTAATCAAACGAATCGACCCCCGAGGCAGGGTTTACTACTGGATCGGAAGCAAAGGGGCTATCGGCGAGGAAGAAGATGGCACTGACTTCAAGGCTATCAGTGAAAACAAGATTTCCATCACGCCTCTTCACCTTGATCTAACCAATCACTCCTTTCTGGAACAATTAAAGGGTTGGGAGATAAGGCTGTAA
- the rph gene encoding ribonuclease PH → MRKDGRQNNRIRPVKIRRGYIKNAQASVLIETGNTKVICTATCEERVPPWLKGFDRGWITAEYSMLPASASTRVSREQARSSGRTHEIQRMIGRSLRAVTNLDPLGERTIIIDCDCIQADGGTRTASVTGSFVALVDLMAQLKRKGMVRVWPIRDFVAGVSVGVLNGKAYLDLDYEEDSAATCDLNVVMTGGGRFVEIQGTGEESTFSRAELDVLLALAEEGIKELIEAQKKALGEGLVENFPGLGKG, encoded by the coding sequence ATGAGAAAGGACGGCAGGCAGAATAACCGGATTCGTCCGGTCAAAATCAGGCGAGGTTACATCAAGAATGCCCAGGCATCGGTCCTGATTGAAACAGGAAATACAAAGGTAATCTGCACAGCTACTTGTGAAGAAAGGGTTCCGCCATGGCTCAAGGGATTTGACCGAGGCTGGATAACGGCGGAATATTCTATGCTTCCGGCCTCGGCTTCTACCCGTGTTTCCAGAGAACAAGCCAGATCAAGTGGTCGAACTCACGAAATACAACGAATGATCGGTCGCTCCTTAAGGGCGGTGACTAATCTGGACCCTCTGGGTGAACGGACTATTATCATCGACTGTGACTGTATTCAGGCGGATGGAGGAACCAGAACGGCTTCTGTAACCGGCAGTTTTGTCGCCCTGGTTGATTTAATGGCTCAATTAAAACGAAAGGGTATGGTCAGGGTATGGCCGATAAGGGATTTTGTGGCCGGGGTGAGTGTGGGCGTTCTGAACGGGAAGGCATACCTGGACCTTGACTACGAGGAAGACTCTGCCGCTACCTGTGATCTTAATGTGGTTATGACCGGAGGGGGAAGATTTGTCGAAATCCAGGGAACAGGGGAAGAGTCTACCTTCTCTCGAGCCGAATTGGACGTCCTGCTTGCTTTGGCTGAGGAAGGAATCAAAGAATTGATAGAAGCCCAAAAAAAAGCCCTCGGGGAGGGGCTGGTCGAAAATTTTCCTGGATTGGGAAAGGGATAA